The Candidatus Dependentiae bacterium genome includes a window with the following:
- the gspE gene encoding type II secretion system ATPase GspE, whose product MKKKLGELLVAQGALTEQQLHEAERAAHAAGQTIEAYLKEQKIVPAAALAQAYAGLVGAEYIGKITEKMADPGLLAKVPLRFLRKNSVVPIVLDGKVILVTANPLDYQPIDELSSLLGGDIGVGVTTNDVIIDAINRYYPLEGTKQMIEELGEEKGAPEAVDFSEIEEKDIMAMAAEAPIIKLVNHILVQAAKRGASDIHIEPFEKEVRVRYRIDGVMYNAFNPPKRIQAALASRIKIMANLNIAEKRIPQDGRIEIKVADKAIDIRVSILPVTFGERIVLRLLDKTRTFSRLKDLGFSARDYKVIEASIARPNGIIFVSGPTGSGKTSTLYSILSELNQPDVNIVTVEDPVEYQMPGIGQVQVKEKIGLTFAAALRSILRQDPDIIMIGEIRDQETGQIAIQAALTGHLVLSTIHTNNAPATITRLLDMGIEPYLIASSVVAILAQRLVRTLCPHCKKVYKPTAEEIESLGITAKEAAEITFYMAVGCEECGGTGYKGRMAIFEVMEMSNDIAKLTMERADMSIIRKEALKEGMTMLVSDGLRRIKEGLTTIQEVVRVAAAEEEMIE is encoded by the coding sequence ATGAAAAAAAAACTTGGCGAGCTTTTAGTTGCTCAGGGTGCATTAACCGAACAGCAGTTGCACGAAGCTGAACGTGCGGCTCATGCTGCTGGGCAGACAATTGAGGCATATCTCAAGGAACAAAAAATAGTTCCGGCCGCTGCGCTTGCGCAAGCCTATGCAGGATTGGTGGGTGCTGAATATATCGGCAAAATTACTGAAAAAATGGCAGATCCTGGATTACTCGCTAAGGTGCCGCTTCGTTTTTTACGAAAAAATAGTGTTGTTCCGATTGTACTTGATGGCAAGGTTATCTTAGTAACTGCTAATCCCCTGGATTATCAACCGATCGATGAGCTTAGTAGTTTACTGGGCGGAGATATTGGCGTTGGCGTTACCACTAACGATGTCATCATCGATGCGATAAACCGTTATTATCCCCTTGAAGGCACCAAGCAAATGATAGAAGAGCTTGGCGAAGAAAAAGGGGCGCCAGAAGCAGTAGATTTTTCAGAAATTGAAGAAAAAGATATTATGGCGATGGCGGCCGAGGCACCGATTATAAAATTGGTGAACCATATTTTGGTACAGGCTGCCAAACGGGGTGCTTCAGATATTCATATTGAGCCATTCGAAAAAGAGGTACGTGTTCGCTATAGGATTGATGGCGTAATGTACAATGCTTTCAATCCGCCAAAGCGTATTCAAGCTGCGCTTGCATCACGTATAAAAATTATGGCCAATCTTAACATCGCAGAAAAAAGAATTCCTCAAGATGGAAGAATCGAAATAAAAGTTGCCGATAAAGCGATCGATATTCGTGTTTCGATTTTACCGGTAACGTTTGGTGAGCGGATTGTTCTGCGCTTGCTTGATAAAACGCGTACTTTCTCACGTCTGAAAGATCTTGGATTTAGTGCGCGCGATTATAAAGTTATCGAAGCGAGTATTGCTCGGCCTAACGGCATTATATTTGTTTCTGGTCCAACCGGTTCTGGTAAAACATCGACTCTTTATTCTATTTTATCTGAGCTCAACCAGCCGGATGTAAATATTGTGACCGTTGAAGATCCTGTTGAATATCAAATGCCCGGCATTGGCCAAGTTCAAGTAAAAGAAAAAATAGGATTAACTTTTGCGGCAGCGTTGCGCTCAATTCTGCGTCAAGACCCTGATATTATTATGATCGGTGAAATCCGAGACCAAGAAACAGGGCAGATCGCAATTCAAGCAGCATTAACAGGCCACTTAGTTTTGAGCACGATCCACACGAACAATGCTCCCGCTACGATAACGCGATTGCTTGATATGGGAATAGAACCATATCTTATTGCATCATCGGTTGTGGCGATTCTGGCGCAACGACTTGTTCGTACTCTTTGCCCACATTGTAAAAAAGTATATAAACCGACCGCCGAAGAAATTGAAAGTTTAGGTATAACTGCAAAAGAAGCAGCAGAAATTACTTTCTATATGGCAGTAGGCTGCGAAGAATGTGGCGGCACGGGCTATAAAGGGCGAATGGCAATCTTTGAAGTTATGGAGATGAGTAACGACATTGCGAAACTAACAATGGAACGTGCCGACATGTCCATAATTCGCAAAGAAGCGCTCAAAGAAGGAATG